In Chloracidobacterium sp., the following proteins share a genomic window:
- a CDS encoding amino acid permease: MSDDRLIRGLGRWDFTAIVINGIIGAGIFGLPGKVYAQIGSYSLFAFVLCALIVGLIILCYAEVASRFNITGGSYLYARVAFGPAVGFEVGWLFWIVRIATFSANCNLMVTYLGFFIPGADEGALRVILVTLTLATITAVTIRGVRESALLINVFTVGKLLPLLVFAVVGMFFVNGANFNFDTVPAYPAFSSAVLLLIYAFVGFEGSVAVSGETKEPQKTIPFGLISAIILVTLLYLVVQIVSIGTLPELAASERPIADAAKGFMGPVGGAFITVGVIISILGNLNAGMLAATRTLFGMSEQRDLPRLFDRVHPNFKTPYVSILVTAVVMWILAVQSSFLTAVAVATIARLLFYATTCLALPIFRRRAGMPPAPYSAPLGVVCSFLSVALILWLLTNVDYAKEGLAVIAAGGLGLMIYAGYWLYQRSTHKEGS, encoded by the coding sequence ATGAGTGACGACAGACTGATACGCGGCCTCGGACGGTGGGACTTCACGGCCATCGTGATCAACGGGATCATCGGAGCGGGCATCTTCGGCCTACCCGGCAAAGTCTACGCACAGATCGGATCCTACAGCCTGTTCGCTTTCGTCTTGTGTGCGTTGATCGTCGGATTGATCATCCTCTGCTATGCTGAGGTCGCGAGCCGTTTTAACATCACGGGCGGCTCGTATCTATACGCCAGAGTGGCATTTGGCCCGGCGGTTGGTTTTGAGGTCGGCTGGCTCTTTTGGATCGTGCGAATCGCCACGTTCTCGGCGAACTGCAACCTCATGGTCACGTATCTGGGCTTCTTTATTCCAGGTGCTGATGAGGGTGCATTGCGAGTCATTCTCGTAACTCTGACTCTCGCCACGATAACGGCTGTCACCATTCGCGGCGTTCGCGAGTCAGCATTATTGATCAATGTATTCACGGTCGGTAAGCTCCTGCCACTGCTTGTGTTCGCCGTGGTCGGGATGTTTTTTGTCAACGGAGCGAACTTCAATTTTGACACCGTGCCGGCGTATCCCGCGTTCTCGAGTGCGGTGCTGCTGCTGATCTACGCATTTGTCGGCTTTGAGGGATCGGTCGCCGTCTCGGGTGAGACCAAAGAACCACAAAAGACGATCCCGTTTGGCCTTATCTCGGCGATCATCCTCGTCACGCTTCTCTACCTTGTTGTCCAGATCGTGTCGATTGGCACGCTGCCCGAACTGGCTGCATCGGAACGGCCGATCGCAGATGCAGCCAAGGGATTCATGGGGCCAGTCGGCGGTGCCTTTATCACCGTCGGCGTAATAATCTCGATCCTTGGCAATTTGAACGCCGGCATGCTTGCCGCAACAAGGACTCTGTTTGGCATGTCAGAGCAGCGAGATCTGCCGCGTCTGTTTGACCGAGTGCATCCAAATTTCAAGACACCTTATGTCTCGATCCTGGTCACGGCCGTCGTAATGTGGATTTTGGCCGTTCAGTCGTCCTTTCTGACTGCGGTTGCTGTCGCGACCATAGCTCGGCTGCTGTTCTATGCCACAACCTGTCTCGCTCTGCCAATATTCCGGCGCCGAGCAGGAATGCCGCCTGCCCCGTATTCGGCTCCGCTCGGAGTAGTATGCTCTTTCCTCTCCGTCGCTCTGATTCTTTGGTTGCTGACAAACGTCGATTATGCGAAAGAAGGCTTGGCGGTGATAGCGGCGGGTGGCCTTGGGCTGATGATCTATGCAGGATATTGGCTCTACCAACGTTCAACTCATAAGGAGGGATCGTGA
- a CDS encoding tRNA (cytidine(34)-2'-O)-methyltransferase has translation MIHVALFEPEIPPNTGNIARLCAATNSPLHIVGVTGFRMDDRTLRRSGLDYWDEVYLERHLDLDALYNRLHGSRFVYLTTKAKRCYTEWTFRDGDCLVFGPETRGLPDSVLGSNADCCLTIPMANPAVRSLNLATSVGIVLYEALRQIDKSLQSAK, from the coding sequence ATGATACATGTAGCGCTTTTTGAACCTGAAATACCGCCGAATACGGGCAATATTGCCCGGCTGTGTGCCGCGACGAATTCGCCGCTGCATATTGTCGGGGTTACCGGATTTAGAATGGACGACCGCACGCTGCGCCGCTCAGGGCTGGATTATTGGGACGAGGTTTACCTAGAACGTCATCTTGACCTCGACGCCCTGTACAACCGCCTGCACGGTTCGCGCTTCGTCTATCTCACGACAAAAGCCAAGCGGTGCTATACCGAATGGACATTCCGAGACGGCGATTGCCTGGTATTTGGGCCTGAGACTCGCGGCCTGCCGGACAGCGTGCTTGGCAGCAATGCGGACTGCTGCCTGACGATCCCGATGGCAAATCCTGCCGTCCGCAGCCTCAATCTGGCAACCAGCGTCGGTATCGTGCTCTATGAGGCGTTACGACAGATCGACAAATCTTTACAATCCGCAAAATAG
- a CDS encoding BON domain-containing protein codes for MRGIRATIGFSTIMVALSLAAFSGIAAQDNGSRSVEQKVRKTILSLPNYGVFDIIKYEVDGGRVTLTGKVYSLGTHSLAVRSVRKISGVSEVIDNIENLPPSPYDDRIRRQALRTFDARGLGRYFWEVNPDVRIIVDGGRITLEGYVYNKGDRDALGIYANGLSDVFEVTNNLLVGKPVV; via the coding sequence ATGAGAGGAATTAGAGCAACAATTGGATTTTCAACAATAATGGTGGCCCTGTCGCTGGCCGCGTTCAGCGGCATCGCCGCTCAGGACAATGGTAGTCGTTCGGTCGAACAGAAGGTGCGTAAAACGATACTCTCACTGCCCAATTACGGCGTCTTTGACATCATCAAATATGAGGTTGACGGCGGCCGCGTAACGCTTACGGGCAAGGTCTATTCGCTCGGTACCCACAGCCTGGCGGTTCGTTCGGTTCGCAAGATCTCTGGCGTGAGCGAGGTCATTGACAACATCGAGAATCTGCCTCCATCGCCCTATGACGACCGGATACGGCGACAGGCATTGAGGACATTCGATGCCCGTGGGCTAGGCCGATATTTCTGGGAGGTGAATCCGGACGTGCGGATCATTGTGGACGGCGGCCGCATCACGCTCGAAGGATACGTCTATAATAAGGGCGACCGCGATGCGCTCGGCATCTATGCAAACGGCCTGTCGGACGTTTTTGAGGTGACAAACAATCTGCTGGTCGGTAAGCCCGTGGTTTAG
- the typA gene encoding translational GTPase TypA: protein MLTADKIRNIAIIAHVDHGKTTLVDAMLQQSGTFRENEAVQERVMDSMDLERERGITIMAKNTSVRYGDYKINIVDTPGHADFGGEVERVLKMVDGIVLLVDAAEGCLPQTRFVLRKALELKLPAIALVNKIDRQDARPDEVVNEIYDLFIDLGANDDQIEFPILYSISRDGVAKKELSDESKTLEPLLEQVIETIPAPHALRDDSLQLLVANIDYNPFVGRLAIGRIFSGKIAKNQEVAVSKRDGSLVKTRVKELFVFEGLERTTVDNAGVGEIVALAGFDDVEIGETITLFDDPRPLPVIAVDEPTISMIFGVNTSPFAGLEGKYVTSRQIKERLDREILGNVALRVNETEAAEQFKVSGRGELQLAILIEMMRREGYELQVSKPEVITKKDETTGETLEPIELVVVDVPDEFIGVVTEAMGRRKGQMTKMINNGSGRVRLEFETPSRGLIGFRGEFLTETKGTGLLNTLFLKFDKWQGEMRSRQTGSLVADRMGETNTYALYNLQERGTLFVRPQIKVYEGMIIGENARSVDLDVNAIKEKKLSNMRTTSADEAMRLVPVREMSLERALEFIADDELIEVTPKSIRLRKRVLKSNERPKK from the coding sequence ATGCTGACTGCTGACAAGATACGCAACATCGCGATCATCGCGCACGTTGACCATGGAAAGACGACGCTTGTAGATGCCATGCTCCAGCAGTCGGGGACATTCCGCGAGAATGAGGCCGTGCAGGAACGCGTGATGGACTCGATGGACCTTGAGCGCGAGCGCGGCATCACGATCATGGCAAAGAACACGTCGGTTCGCTATGGCGACTACAAGATCAATATCGTCGATACGCCGGGACACGCGGATTTTGGCGGCGAGGTCGAACGGGTACTCAAGATGGTCGATGGTATCGTGCTGCTCGTTGACGCGGCCGAGGGCTGCCTGCCGCAGACACGCTTTGTGCTGCGCAAGGCATTGGAATTGAAGCTCCCCGCCATTGCCCTCGTCAATAAGATCGACCGCCAGGACGCGCGGCCCGACGAGGTGGTCAATGAGATATATGACCTGTTCATCGACCTCGGAGCCAACGACGATCAGATCGAGTTCCCCATTCTGTATTCGATCTCGCGCGACGGCGTGGCAAAAAAGGAATTGTCGGATGAATCAAAAACGCTAGAGCCCTTGTTGGAACAGGTGATCGAAACGATCCCTGCGCCGCATGCTCTCCGCGATGATTCGCTGCAATTGCTGGTCGCGAACATCGACTACAATCCATTCGTCGGCCGACTCGCGATCGGGCGTATCTTTTCAGGCAAGATCGCAAAGAACCAGGAAGTCGCCGTTTCAAAGCGCGACGGCTCGCTCGTGAAAACTCGCGTAAAGGAGCTGTTCGTATTCGAAGGTTTGGAACGCACAACTGTTGACAATGCAGGAGTTGGCGAGATCGTCGCCCTCGCGGGATTTGACGATGTAGAGATCGGCGAGACGATAACCCTCTTTGACGATCCTCGGCCGCTCCCGGTGATCGCCGTTGACGAACCAACGATCTCGATGATCTTTGGCGTCAACACTTCGCCGTTTGCCGGGCTCGAAGGAAAATACGTCACTTCGCGCCAGATCAAGGAACGGCTCGACCGCGAGATACTCGGCAACGTTGCATTGCGTGTCAACGAAACCGAAGCTGCGGAACAATTCAAGGTGTCAGGACGCGGTGAATTGCAGCTTGCTATCCTGATCGAGATGATGCGTCGCGAGGGCTACGAATTGCAGGTCTCAAAGCCCGAGGTCATCACCAAGAAGGACGAAACGACCGGCGAGACGCTCGAACCGATCGAGTTGGTCGTCGTGGATGTGCCCGACGAATTCATCGGCGTCGTCACCGAGGCGATGGGCCGGCGAAAGGGCCAGATGACCAAGATGATCAATAACGGTTCGGGCCGCGTCAGGCTGGAATTCGAGACGCCGTCGCGAGGGCTGATCGGTTTTCGTGGCGAGTTCCTGACCGAGACAAAGGGCACTGGCCTGCTAAACACGCTGTTCCTGAAATTCGACAAATGGCAGGGTGAGATGCGTTCGAGGCAAACAGGCAGCCTCGTAGCCGACCGCATGGGCGAAACAAATACGTATGCTCTCTATAATTTACAGGAACGCGGCACTCTCTTTGTCCGCCCACAGATCAAGGTTTACGAAGGGATGATCATCGGCGAGAATGCCCGCTCGGTCGATCTCGACGTCAACGCGATCAAGGAAAAGAAACTCTCAAACATGCGCACAACCTCAGCCGACGAAGCCATGCGGCTCGTCCCGGTTCGCGAAATGTCGCTCGAACGAGCTCTGGAATTCATCGCCGACGACGAACTGATCGAGGTCACGCCAAAATCCATCCGATTACGCAAACGCGTTCTAAAATCGAACGAGCGGCCCAAGAAGTAA
- a CDS encoding DUF488 domain-containing protein, protein MRLKIKRAYDEPDASDGKRVLVDRLWPRGVSKDKAHIDLWLREIAPSTELRKWFGHDPEKWAVFQSRYKKELEGNKELVDSIRTMAKAGPVTLVYAAKDEEHNDAVVLLDYLTER, encoded by the coding sequence ATGCGTTTGAAGATCAAGAGAGCTTATGACGAGCCGGACGCCTCAGACGGGAAGCGCGTCCTGGTCGACCGATTGTGGCCGCGAGGTGTCTCAAAGGACAAAGCTCACATCGACCTTTGGTTGCGCGAGATCGCTCCGAGTACGGAACTCAGAAAATGGTTCGGCCACGACCCGGAAAAATGGGCGGTGTTTCAATCTCGCTATAAGAAGGAACTCGAGGGCAACAAGGAACTGGTCGATTCGATCCGGACGATGGCGAAGGCAGGTCCGGTGACCTTGGTCTATGCCGCGAAAGACGAAGAACACAACGATGCAGTTGTTCTCCTCGACTACCTAACAGAGCGTTGA
- a CDS encoding 5'-nucleotidase, lipoprotein e(P4) family: protein MKQLRKLNFIAALPLLVLLASITYAQRGTADNDYQEGATLWIQKAAEYRALAHQAFNLARWQLDSDLDKKSVKNLPKAERKRPRAIIVDIDETVLDNSPAQAEGIKTKTPFNLNDWLTWVEMRKAKAVPGSVEFLNYAVSKGVKIFYISNRDEPHKAATIDNLKSVGFADVSSENVLMRQKDAKGSSISTKTPRREFVARDYRIVLLMGDNLDDFSDIFEQKSVADRFAETDKIKTEWGKRWIVLPNPMYGTWESAIYEYQRLNDKQKAEKRATALEMP, encoded by the coding sequence ATGAAGCAATTACGGAAACTCAATTTTATCGCCGCCCTGCCGCTTTTGGTGCTCTTGGCCAGCATCACCTACGCACAGCGGGGGACGGCGGACAATGATTATCAAGAGGGTGCAACACTCTGGATCCAAAAGGCTGCCGAGTACCGGGCCCTTGCTCATCAGGCATTCAACCTCGCACGCTGGCAACTCGATTCGGATCTCGACAAAAAGAGTGTTAAAAACCTGCCAAAGGCAGAACGCAAACGCCCTCGGGCGATCATCGTCGATATCGACGAAACGGTGCTCGACAATTCTCCGGCACAAGCTGAGGGAATAAAGACGAAAACGCCGTTCAATTTGAACGATTGGCTTACATGGGTCGAGATGCGAAAGGCGAAAGCGGTCCCAGGCTCGGTCGAGTTTCTGAACTATGCCGTAAGCAAAGGTGTAAAGATCTTCTACATATCGAATCGCGACGAACCGCACAAGGCCGCAACGATCGACAATCTCAAGAGTGTCGGGTTTGCCGACGTATCCTCTGAAAATGTCCTGATGCGGCAAAAGGACGCTAAGGGCTCCAGTATTTCCACAAAAACACCTCGACGCGAGTTTGTCGCCCGAGATTACCGCATCGTCCTGCTTATGGGCGATAACCTGGACGATTTTTCGGACATTTTTGAACAGAAAAGCGTCGCCGACCGCTTTGCCGAGACCGATAAGATCAAAACCGAATGGGGCAAACGCTGGATCGTCCTGCCAAACCCGATGTACGGCACGTGGGAAAGCGCGATCTACGAATACCAGCGGCTGAACGATAAGCAGAAGGCGGAAAAGCGTGCGACGGCGTTGGAAATGCCGTAA
- a CDS encoding SDR family oxidoreductase: protein MRILVTGGAGFIGSHLCERLLNEGNEVLCLDNFFTGRKVNIAHLAGNPQFEIIRHDVTEPIFLEVDQIYNLACPASPVHYQYNPVKTVKTNVMGMVNMLGLAKRVRARILQASTSEVYGDPVVHPQTEDYWGNVNPIGVRSCYDEGKRVAETLMMDYHRQSGVDTRIVRIFNTYGERMLENDGRVVSNFIVQALRGEELTIYGDGNQTRSFCYVSDLVDGIIRLMNVEGDDVHMPVNLGNPGEFTMNELAEQVGIASGRDVKIEYLPLPQDDPKQRQPNIERANKLLGWSPTVQLADGLKKTVDYFRGVVGKKATV from the coding sequence ATGAGAATACTTGTGACCGGCGGGGCGGGGTTTATTGGGTCGCACCTTTGTGAGCGGCTATTGAACGAAGGCAACGAGGTGTTGTGTCTCGATAACTTCTTTACGGGCCGCAAGGTGAATATTGCCCATCTTGCCGGTAACCCGCAATTCGAGATCATTCGCCACGATGTGACCGAGCCGATCTTTCTTGAGGTCGATCAGATCTACAACCTCGCCTGCCCCGCGTCGCCGGTCCATTATCAATACAATCCTGTCAAGACCGTCAAGACCAATGTGATGGGAATGGTCAATATGCTGGGCCTGGCAAAACGCGTGCGTGCCCGCATCCTGCAAGCCTCTACGAGCGAGGTTTACGGCGATCCGGTCGTGCATCCTCAGACGGAAGATTACTGGGGAAACGTAAACCCGATCGGCGTCCGGTCGTGTTACGACGAAGGCAAACGCGTCGCCGAAACGCTGATGATGGACTACCATCGCCAGAGCGGCGTCGATACGCGTATCGTGCGTATTTTCAACACTTACGGTGAACGAATGCTCGAGAATGACGGCCGTGTTGTGTCAAACTTCATCGTCCAGGCACTGCGTGGCGAGGAATTGACGATCTACGGCGACGGCAATCAAACGCGTTCGTTTTGCTACGTCAGCGACCTTGTTGACGGCATAATCCGATTGATGAACGTCGAGGGCGATGACGTCCATATGCCGGTAAATCTCGGCAATCCCGGCGAATTCACGATGAACGAGCTCGCCGAGCAGGTCGGAATCGCGTCAGGCCGTGACGTCAAGATCGAATATCTGCCCCTGCCACAAGACGATCCAAAGCAACGCCAGCCAAACATCGAACGAGCCAACAAACTGCTTGGCTGGTCGCCGACGGTGCAGTTGGCCGATGGGTTGAAAAAGACCGTTGATTACTTTCGTGGCGTCGTCGGAAAGAAAGCGACGGTTTGA
- a CDS encoding GDP-mannose 4,6-dehydratase: MKILITGGAGFVGSHLADKLIGESHEITVIDDLSTGRYSNIGHLEENANFRLIIDTVLNGDLMEELIRDADRVYHMASAVGVRLIMEQPVKTIETIFHGTDVVLGRCAKYRKRVLIPSTSEVYGKGISVPFKEDDDLLTGATDKHRWAYACAKTLDEFLALAHFKETRLPVVVARLFNTVGPRQTGQYGMVVPRFVHAAIKNEPIDVHGDGTQSRCFGHVSDVVNGLAAALETPDCFGQVINFGSDTEVTINDLANRTIELTKSSSEIRYIPYDKVYGEGFEDMQRRVPSLEKAARLVGYQPTKSFDDIINDVAREFRSTLLESTLHANS; encoded by the coding sequence ATGAAGATACTCATAACAGGCGGGGCCGGCTTTGTCGGCAGCCATCTTGCGGACAAACTGATCGGCGAAAGCCACGAGATCACGGTCATCGATGACCTATCGACAGGCCGCTATTCAAATATCGGCCACCTCGAAGAGAACGCCAATTTTCGCCTCATTATCGACACTGTCCTCAATGGCGACCTTATGGAGGAGTTGATCCGCGACGCCGACCGTGTCTATCATATGGCCTCGGCCGTGGGCGTCAGGCTGATAATGGAGCAGCCCGTGAAAACGATCGAAACGATCTTTCACGGCACTGACGTCGTGCTCGGCCGCTGTGCGAAATACCGTAAACGCGTGCTGATACCGTCAACCAGCGAGGTTTATGGCAAGGGCATTTCGGTACCGTTCAAAGAGGACGACGACCTCCTGACCGGCGCGACCGACAAGCATCGCTGGGCTTATGCGTGCGCAAAAACGCTCGATGAATTCCTCGCCTTGGCACATTTCAAGGAAACACGGCTGCCGGTCGTCGTTGCGCGATTATTCAACACCGTCGGCCCGCGGCAAACGGGCCAATATGGCATGGTCGTGCCGCGATTCGTGCATGCGGCGATAAAGAATGAGCCGATCGACGTCCACGGCGACGGCACGCAATCGCGGTGCTTCGGCCACGTCAGCGATGTTGTCAATGGCCTTGCTGCCGCCCTCGAAACGCCCGATTGCTTTGGCCAGGTGATCAATTTTGGCAGCGACACTGAGGTGACGATCAACGACCTCGCAAACCGCACCATTGAACTCACAAAGAGCTCCAGCGAGATCAGATACATCCCTTACGATAAGGTCTATGGCGAAGGCTTTGAGGATATGCAGCGACGCGTTCCGTCGCTCGAAAAGGCTGCCCGCCTGGTCGGTTACCAGCCAACCAAATCGTTCGACGACATCATCAATGATGTAGCGCGCGAGTTTCGCTCGACTCTTCTCGAATCGACGCTTCATGCAAATAGTTAA
- a CDS encoding carboxypeptidase regulatory-like domain-containing protein — MQIVKRIWFAASVLFALAAVTPAFGQTTGGVKGKVRDLKGTFIAGATIEARQGGEVVRSTRSNAKGDFVLDGLAEGMYNFAVDADGYSTGVMHNVEVKKKKVRDLGSRLMLSPDRGTQTFIRGIVFFKELLSLHGAMVELFAVNSDGSYRKVATGTSNQMGEFGFVQPGKIKRFRVKATYKGISAEKTVETESPAVYRLTLTLDLSRAEQ; from the coding sequence ATGCAAATAGTTAAGAGAATCTGGTTCGCTGCCTCGGTGCTGTTTGCACTCGCCGCCGTTACGCCCGCGTTCGGCCAGACAACCGGCGGCGTCAAAGGCAAGGTTCGCGACCTTAAAGGGACGTTCATCGCCGGTGCGACGATAGAGGCGCGTCAGGGCGGCGAGGTCGTCAGATCGACGAGATCGAACGCCAAAGGCGATTTTGTCCTTGATGGGCTTGCCGAAGGAATGTATAACTTCGCTGTTGACGCCGACGGCTATTCGACCGGTGTAATGCATAACGTCGAGGTCAAGAAGAAAAAGGTCCGCGACCTCGGCAGCCGCCTTATGCTCTCGCCCGATCGCGGCACACAGACCTTTATCCGCGGCATTGTATTCTTTAAGGAACTGCTCAGCCTGCACGGCGCAATGGTCGAGCTGTTTGCGGTGAACTCCGACGGCAGCTATCGCAAGGTAGCGACCGGCACGAGCAATCAAATGGGCGAATTCGGATTCGTTCAGCCGGGGAAGATCAAGCGATTCCGCGTGAAAGCCACCTACAAAGGCATTTCGGCTGAGAAAACTGTCGAGACCGAATCGCCCGCTGTGTATCGGCTGACACTCACGCTCGATCTCTCACGAGCCGAGCAGTGA
- a CDS encoding FAD-dependent oxidoreductase — translation MRSETTNFDVIVIGGGPAGLSAAFWCADLGLKVAIFERESEFGGQLLWTFGAIENYLGVTVKNGRALRDLFLQQVENSKVTRFVDSPVETIDFSAGVIGLADGRTFSARAVVLATGVKRRTLDVPGEREFLRKGILASGQASRDEVAGKQVVIVGGGDAALENAVILSETAELVTVVHRREQFSARPDFVRQAAEQGNVVFRFATRVAAFIGDERVTAVDIADVTTGMTDRIDANHVLIRIGVEPSSSLFKGQIDLDERGYVRVGADCSTSAESVFAVGDVACPASPTIATAVGMGASAAKVITARLVRDRA, via the coding sequence TTGCGGAGTGAAACAACCAATTTTGACGTGATCGTTATTGGTGGCGGGCCGGCAGGTCTGTCCGCCGCCTTTTGGTGCGCCGACCTTGGGCTGAAGGTCGCGATCTTTGAACGCGAAAGCGAATTTGGCGGCCAACTACTGTGGACATTTGGAGCTATCGAAAACTACCTGGGTGTTACGGTCAAGAATGGTAGAGCACTGCGTGACCTCTTCCTTCAACAGGTTGAAAACAGTAAGGTTACGCGATTCGTTGATTCTCCGGTCGAGACGATCGACTTTAGTGCAGGTGTGATTGGGCTGGCAGATGGACGCACCTTTTCGGCTAGAGCTGTCGTTCTCGCGACGGGCGTCAAGCGACGCACACTCGATGTTCCCGGTGAGCGCGAGTTTCTGAGAAAGGGCATTCTCGCATCGGGCCAGGCGTCTCGGGACGAGGTCGCCGGCAAGCAAGTCGTCATTGTTGGCGGCGGCGATGCGGCGCTTGAGAACGCCGTGATCCTGAGCGAGACTGCGGAACTGGTAACGGTCGTTCACCGACGCGAGCAGTTCTCAGCCCGGCCGGACTTTGTTCGACAGGCGGCCGAGCAAGGCAATGTGGTGTTCCGTTTTGCCACTAGAGTAGCTGCATTTATTGGGGATGAACGAGTTACGGCCGTTGACATTGCTGATGTAACAACAGGAATGACGGATCGCATCGACGCGAACCATGTGCTCATCCGTATTGGTGTTGAGCCGAGTAGCTCCTTATTCAAGGGCCAGATCGATCTCGATGAACGGGGTTACGTTCGGGTAGGTGCGGACTGTTCGACGAGCGCGGAGAGCGTGTTTGCGGTTGGCGACGTTGCGTGTCCTGCGTCGCCGACTATTGCCACGGCCGTCGGCATGGGAGCGTCGGCGGCTAAGGTCATCACTGCTCGGCTCGTGAGAGATCGAGCGTGA
- a CDS encoding response regulator translates to MRLEFEPNVAAIPLVENEVFEHLGHREEHDLDSLLKKGISAAQCGDRSLARRLLTEAAEVDPASETAWMWLASISEYPEELLAFLNRVLDINPANEKAAEWRRATNALLAKTFVQRAIAAREDGAFDLAEQSLAQALAHDANCIAAWLKQAEWADDEALRTAAYKSVLTIDPENVEARAALDEFDRQRSNAAFSDAKAAAVAGKRKKALELVDEFLRTVPDNAEAWVLRSNLAIDINDKIQSLEEALKIDEYNLTARAMYDFLTTTLRPEPVVEHIETVEPPKEPQKDVLKIEAVPEEHESPASEAAEHGESHRSVEELFGGGHEADPDGLTAESVQLPTDVIDSTVDAKVGDDPFAETVAALAVEGFKAEDPAGQMPNPGLPCPFCRAENAQQAFECETCKALLSYTDLDALLSDPKAEHDVVQQAVTEMEGEWNLREFSVEELRVLGLGHFNLGDHDAGLKYLHEASRLEPNDVILAGEVNAIAIRLDEMQRQVELHGSMPGGRTILVVDDSPTVRKLIAGKLEKCGHTVICAADGVEALDQLEAGLPDLVLLDIAMPRMDGYEVCKQIRANPEARDLPVVMISGKDGFFDKVRGRMAGTTGYVTKPFGPETLMKALETYLAPANEQTPAS, encoded by the coding sequence ATGAGATTAGAATTCGAACCAAATGTTGCGGCCATCCCGCTGGTCGAAAATGAGGTATTTGAGCATCTGGGGCATCGCGAGGAGCACGACCTCGACTCACTGCTCAAAAAGGGCATCTCTGCCGCACAGTGCGGCGACCGAAGCCTTGCCCGCAGGCTGCTGACAGAGGCAGCCGAAGTCGATCCTGCGTCTGAGACCGCGTGGATGTGGCTCGCGTCGATCAGCGAGTATCCTGAGGAACTGCTCGCGTTTCTCAACCGCGTCCTGGACATCAATCCCGCAAACGAGAAGGCGGCCGAATGGCGTCGGGCGACGAACGCTCTCCTTGCGAAAACCTTCGTCCAACGCGCGATCGCTGCTCGAGAGGACGGTGCTTTCGACCTGGCTGAACAGTCGTTGGCGCAGGCACTAGCTCACGACGCAAACTGCATCGCTGCTTGGCTAAAGCAAGCTGAATGGGCCGATGATGAGGCCCTGCGCACTGCCGCCTACAAAAGCGTCCTCACGATCGATCCTGAAAATGTCGAGGCCCGCGCCGCCCTTGATGAGTTCGACCGGCAACGGTCGAATGCCGCCTTCTCCGATGCCAAGGCAGCGGCGGTGGCTGGTAAGAGGAAGAAGGCCCTCGAACTCGTGGACGAATTCCTAAGGACCGTCCCTGACAATGCCGAGGCCTGGGTGCTGAGATCGAACCTCGCCATCGATATCAACGATAAGATCCAATCGCTGGAAGAAGCACTAAAGATCGACGAGTACAACCTGACGGCACGCGCAATGTACGACTTTCTTACGACGACGCTGCGGCCCGAGCCGGTGGTTGAACATATCGAGACCGTCGAACCGCCCAAAGAGCCACAGAAGGACGTACTCAAGATCGAAGCCGTACCAGAAGAACATGAGTCGCCTGCCTCCGAAGCCGCAGAACACGGAGAATCTCATCGGAGCGTAGAAGAGCTCTTCGGCGGCGGCCATGAAGCAGATCCTGATGGACTTACTGCGGAGAGCGTGCAGTTACCGACCGACGTTATCGACAGCACCGTCGACGCCAAGGTTGGAGACGACCCCTTTGCCGAGACCGTTGCGGCACTTGCTGTCGAGGGCTTCAAAGCCGAAGACCCTGCCGGGCAAATGCCGAATCCCGGTCTGCCGTGCCCTTTCTGCCGAGCGGAAAATGCTCAGCAGGCGTTCGAGTGCGAGACGTGCAAGGCTCTGCTAAGTTACACCGACCTGGACGCCCTCCTTTCAGACCCAAAGGCAGAACATGACGTCGTCCAGCAGGCCGTGACCGAGATGGAAGGAGAGTGGAACCTGCGCGAATTCAGCGTTGAGGAACTCAGAGTTCTCGGTCTCGGCCACTTTAATCTGGGCGACCATGACGCGGGCCTCAAGTACTTGCACGAGGCATCACGGCTGGAACCGAACGACGTGATCCTCGCCGGTGAGGTAAACGCGATAGCGATCCGCCTTGACGAGATGCAGCGACAGGTAGAACTCCACGGCAGCATGCCGGGCGGCCGGACCATATTAGTAGTTGACGATAGCCCCACAGTTCGCAAGCTTATCGCCGGCAAGCTCGAGAAATGCGGGCACACCGTTATTTGTGCGGCCGACGGCGTTGAGGCCCTCGACCAGCTTGAAGCTGGCTTGCCCGACCTCGTTCTGCTCGACATTGCAATGCCTCGAATGGACGGCTACGAGGTCTGCAAACAGATCCGAGCAAACCCCGAGGCGCGTGATCTGCCGGTCGTGATGATCTCAGGCAAAGACGGCTTCTTTGACAAGGTCCGCGGCCGGATGGCCGGTACGACCGGATATGTGACAAAGCCATTCGGCCCGGAGACTCTAATGAAAGCTCTCGAGACTTATCTGGCCCCAGCCAACGAACAAACGCCGGCGTCCTAA